Proteins from a single region of Dyadobacter fanqingshengii:
- a CDS encoding TlpA disulfide reductase family protein has protein sequence MLQGMVYGQDHTFIIKGKMDPARKQEKVHIWYPDPTNLVGVKDSAVIKDGNFVIKGTFKIPGKAIMYTKPDYGDIELYIEPDTILVNSTGSLSEVIVSGGQLNKDFGQLAKMLKPISEKRTEIYKAYDNAKKTLTADSDKKELEKTKDQQLEAYRMDRTNIYKNFIQKMPGSIVSIEAVKSVGGFTPDVKELTALFEGLDETVRNSPSGVYYKNALTKLAKTSIGAVAPEFAQADTTGKLVSLKDFRGKYVFVDFWASWCGPCRAEHPELIKVFDKYKDQNFTIMGISLDQSKSREAWLKAIAKDKLVWTQLSDLKGWANEVSTLYNVEAIPKNFLVSPDGVIVAVDLKPAALNEKLAQLLPNNH, from the coding sequence ATGTTACAAGGCATGGTCTACGGACAGGATCATACTTTCATTATAAAAGGAAAAATGGACCCGGCTAGAAAACAAGAAAAAGTCCATATCTGGTACCCTGACCCAACAAATCTGGTTGGCGTCAAAGATTCGGCGGTTATTAAAGATGGCAATTTTGTGATCAAAGGCACTTTTAAGATTCCGGGAAAAGCCATCATGTATACCAAGCCTGACTATGGTGATATTGAGCTTTACATTGAGCCGGATACAATTTTAGTTAATAGCACAGGTTCTCTTAGTGAGGTGATAGTGAGCGGTGGGCAGTTGAATAAAGATTTTGGTCAACTTGCAAAAATGCTGAAACCCATTTCTGAAAAGCGTACCGAAATATATAAGGCTTATGACAATGCTAAAAAAACATTGACTGCCGATTCAGACAAAAAGGAGCTTGAAAAAACCAAGGACCAGCAGCTGGAAGCATATCGGATGGATAGGACGAACATTTACAAAAACTTTATCCAAAAAATGCCTGGCAGTATTGTCAGTATCGAAGCGGTCAAATCGGTTGGTGGCTTCACACCAGATGTAAAAGAGCTCACTGCGTTGTTTGAAGGTTTGGACGAAACTGTTCGAAACAGTCCTTCGGGCGTTTATTATAAAAATGCGCTTACCAAACTCGCAAAGACCAGCATTGGTGCTGTTGCCCCGGAGTTTGCTCAGGCAGACACTACCGGGAAATTAGTTTCATTAAAAGACTTTCGAGGCAAATATGTGTTTGTCGATTTCTGGGCAAGTTGGTGTGGTCCTTGCCGTGCAGAGCATCCCGAGCTGATCAAAGTATTTGACAAGTACAAAGATCAAAATTTCACAATAATGGGTATTTCCCTGGATCAATCAAAAAGCAGGGAAGCATGGCTGAAAGCAATAGCAAAGGATAAATTAGTATGGACTCAACTTTCAGACCTTAAAGGTTGGGCCAATGAAGTTTCAACTCTGTATAATGTTGAAGCTATTCCTAAAAACTTCTTAGTTAGTCCCGATGGTGTTATCGTAGCAGTCGACTTAAAACCGGCAGCGTTAAATGAGAAATTAGCACAATTACTTCCCAACAATCATTAA
- a CDS encoding CAP domain-containing protein yields the protein MARIFIVLYFLQPSFFQNELPGDYFQIDDKAFFPLPITSKTISLVEPDTLLLDAAIFHATNRVRREHGLQPFKHDVCLYKAAKNHAASMVLKRYYSHNNPFSPFEKTVDRRVDLCTKRFKRIGENIGRYQTLISGDYLLVKWDENDAQYNFIDPDKYSGAEPFTYAGYANHVASQWMSSYNHRQNILSGLYVEIGCAARLCREPYKVRRAPYASLVQNFGNEH from the coding sequence ATGGCCAGGATTTTTATTGTTCTTTACTTTTTGCAGCCCTCATTCTTTCAAAACGAACTTCCAGGTGACTATTTTCAAATAGACGATAAAGCATTTTTTCCCTTACCAATCACTTCAAAAACGATTTCCCTAGTAGAGCCTGATACGTTACTCTTAGACGCAGCAATCTTTCATGCAACGAATAGAGTGCGTCGAGAGCATGGGTTACAGCCTTTCAAACATGACGTTTGTCTTTATAAAGCCGCTAAAAATCATGCGGCCTCAATGGTTTTGAAACGCTATTACAGCCATAACAATCCATTCAGTCCATTTGAAAAAACAGTGGACAGAAGAGTTGATCTTTGTACAAAACGTTTCAAAAGGATAGGTGAAAACATCGGCCGTTACCAGACCCTGATTAGTGGTGATTATTTACTGGTTAAATGGGACGAGAATGATGCTCAATATAATTTTATCGATCCTGATAAATACAGCGGTGCCGAGCCCTTTACCTATGCCGGATATGCTAATCATGTTGCTAGTCAATGGATGTCCTCATATAACCATCGACAAAATATTCTAAGTGGTTTATATGTTGAAATCGGTTGTGCAGCCAGGTTATGTCGGGAGCCCTACAAAGTCAGGCGCGCTCCATATGCGAGCTTAGTCCAAAATTTTGGTAATGAGCATTAA
- a CDS encoding alpha/beta hydrolase has product MKLITYSFQWLTSLFLIVAFQAHSQNTQANLYPSSEVVTIHSRLLNEERKVYVHCPKVDSADANKRFPVIYVMDGDNHFALLAQYVDYLSRPDVLAMPKTIVIGIPNTKRTRDLTPTNSLLNYEGKADSSTYTDSGGNEKFLQFIETELIPMIDKNYKTAPYKIFAGHSFGGLSALNCLLNHSDLFDAYIAISPSLWWDKEYLLRMTEEKLKSGSALDKTFFYSDGNEGGSNSFFHKNLLKLDAIIAKKKLKEFDYLYKHYPTETHMTEPIVAYFDALRFIFKDWEKRR; this is encoded by the coding sequence ATGAAATTGATTACCTATTCCTTTCAATGGCTGACGAGTCTGTTTTTGATTGTCGCTTTTCAGGCACACTCCCAAAATACGCAGGCAAATTTATATCCATCAAGTGAAGTGGTGACGATTCACTCCCGGCTTTTAAACGAAGAGCGCAAGGTGTATGTGCATTGCCCGAAAGTAGACTCCGCGGACGCAAACAAACGGTTTCCCGTTATATACGTAATGGACGGGGATAATCATTTTGCATTGCTTGCTCAGTATGTCGATTATCTAAGTCGGCCCGACGTTTTGGCAATGCCGAAGACAATCGTCATTGGCATCCCAAATACAAAACGAACCAGAGACCTCACCCCAACCAACAGCTTACTTAACTACGAGGGCAAAGCAGACAGCAGTACGTATACAGACAGCGGCGGAAACGAAAAATTTTTACAGTTCATCGAGACCGAATTGATACCGATGATCGACAAAAATTATAAAACAGCACCCTACAAAATATTTGCCGGACATTCCTTTGGGGGCCTTTCAGCTCTGAATTGTCTGCTGAATCATTCTGATTTGTTTGATGCGTATATTGCCATAAGCCCATCCCTTTGGTGGGACAAGGAGTATTTGTTAAGAATGACAGAAGAAAAACTAAAAAGCGGCTCAGCCTTAGACAAAACATTCTTCTACAGTGATGGAAACGAAGGGGGGAGTAATTCGTTTTTTCATAAAAATTTATTAAAGCTAGATGCAATAATTGCTAAAAAAAAGCTAAAAGAATTTGATTATCTCTATAAACATTACCCCACTGAAACCCACATGACCGAACCCATTGTAGCTTATTTCGATGCCTTGCGCTTCATTTTTAAAGACTGGGAAAAGCGTCGTTAA
- a CDS encoding TlpA family protein disulfide reductase, giving the protein MRKLHILALVTCMLLCNSCSKENAQTEDPVGTPVQQPVSLTSNFANWWSYNNKHIKLYEDFNAFDTDSKQIRTDDFMKSMTSGEYISVKYIGKDSSTHYKLYKLPDSADPNIKLALKGWMAHEYANYLLKEKPLPGLNYTDLQGKVFDDQTLNGKIVVLKFWFIGCKSCVAEMPELNKLVARYKDRKDIVFVSLAFDSAEKLKKFLTQKQFDYAVVAGQQDYIMNTLGIKAAPTHIILSKEGLVDKVVNSAETLVPLVDKIASQSAI; this is encoded by the coding sequence ATGAGAAAGCTTCATATTCTAGCATTAGTGACCTGTATGCTGCTCTGTAATTCTTGTTCAAAGGAAAATGCTCAAACAGAAGATCCAGTAGGAACACCCGTTCAGCAACCAGTTTCGCTGACAAGTAACTTTGCAAACTGGTGGTCCTACAATAACAAGCATATCAAGCTATATGAAGATTTTAATGCATTTGATACAGACTCAAAACAAATCAGAACGGATGATTTCATGAAGTCGATGACAAGTGGAGAATATATATCCGTCAAGTATATTGGAAAGGACTCTTCCACACATTATAAACTATACAAGCTTCCTGATAGTGCAGATCCCAATATTAAACTCGCGCTAAAAGGATGGATGGCGCATGAGTATGCAAATTATCTTTTGAAAGAAAAGCCATTGCCCGGACTGAACTATACAGACTTACAAGGAAAAGTTTTTGACGACCAGACTTTGAATGGTAAAATAGTAGTACTCAAATTCTGGTTCATTGGTTGCAAATCCTGTGTTGCAGAAATGCCAGAACTGAACAAACTCGTGGCTAGGTATAAAGACCGAAAAGACATTGTTTTTGTGAGCCTCGCATTTGACTCTGCTGAAAAGCTCAAAAAATTCTTGACGCAAAAGCAGTTTGATTATGCAGTTGTTGCCGGTCAGCAAGACTACATCATGAATACCTTGGGTATTAAAGCTGCGCCTACACACATAATCCTCAGTAAAGAAGGTTTGGTTGATAAGGTGGTTAACAGTGCAGAGACACTTGTTCCCTTAGTTGACAAGATTGCCTCACAAAGCGCCATATAA
- a CDS encoding ABC transporter permease — translation MKSAEPPRFILRFLEWFCKPEYHADIEGDLLEIYDRRVADWGTTRANFHLCKDVLFLFRPGIIRSAKIHQPITSNGMIKSYFLMGWRNLWKNKLYSTLNVLGLTFGMVCFLLIGLYVYDELNFDTQHSKAERIYRVITHEKSPNNEATTVAAAGYMVAEDPKQTFANVEQTTRMQRIGRANLVDPENPVNVQEAITVADEYLLQVFDFPLLEGDRRTALKEPNSIVITEDLAMRIFGRTDVINKNLQFSHMDNPVKITAILKNHPKNSSFTFTSVLSESTRYSNEEFMREALSDWVSQNYTVYALLKPDANADSVSSKITRLVHANATLEPGTKLSYNLQPLKDVHLKSDGIIDGARNANVDPIPQGNPVYVTVFLFTAILVLLIAGINYSNLTTARASSRLKEIGVRKVIGAVPGNLIGQFLVESFITIVIAFGVAVLIVAFLLPSFNEFVNKKFSLFSSVGLGFWAAAAGLIIAMGLLSGGYAALLLSYFKPVSLLKGLVLKSGSDFSVRKALVVLQFTISTVMIIGTIVLFRQVRFLNESNLGFNKDLMVVIDVNVGKARSNFDWVKNEMSKIAAVEQVSVTSHVPGDWKTLVRVKLKKEGGGDQLHTAYVIGADQDFLATYGIELLKGRNFKNENDTSAILINEAAAKILGITHVSNEAVEIPQSARGSSFAPVYDDINASFKPRVVGIVKDFHFQSLKAKIEPLIIAYHDNPVYPIDYYSVKIQPQNIQVTLEKLNAVMVANDEREPFEYHFLDEQLARFYIEDQRSQTILGWVALASVVIACLGLFGLATYSAQQRLKEIGVRKVLGANLLSIMALLSKDFVKLVLIACCFAFPVAWFGANRWLQEYAYHIDVEWWIFALAGVITTGIALLTVSYQAIKAALMTPVKTLKSD, via the coding sequence ATGAAAAGCGCTGAGCCACCCCGTTTCATCTTGCGTTTCCTGGAATGGTTTTGCAAGCCGGAATATCATGCCGACATCGAAGGAGATCTGCTTGAAATCTACGATAGAAGGGTAGCAGACTGGGGGACAACCCGGGCAAATTTTCACTTGTGCAAAGACGTTCTGTTCCTCTTCAGACCAGGAATTATCCGATCGGCTAAAATTCACCAACCTATAACCTCCAACGGTATGATCAAAAGTTATTTTTTGATGGGGTGGAGAAACCTCTGGAAAAACAAACTCTATTCGACGCTCAATGTGCTGGGCCTTACATTCGGCATGGTTTGTTTCCTGCTGATCGGTCTTTATGTGTATGATGAACTCAACTTCGATACGCAACATAGTAAGGCGGAAAGAATTTATCGTGTAATTACCCACGAAAAAAGCCCCAACAATGAAGCTACAACAGTCGCCGCAGCAGGGTATATGGTGGCCGAAGATCCCAAGCAAACTTTTGCGAATGTAGAGCAGACAACACGCATGCAACGCATTGGGCGTGCCAACCTTGTCGATCCCGAGAATCCGGTCAATGTACAGGAGGCCATCACTGTCGCGGATGAATATTTGCTTCAGGTATTTGATTTTCCGCTTCTTGAGGGTGATCGGCGTACTGCGCTAAAAGAGCCGAATTCTATTGTTATTACCGAAGACCTCGCTATGAGAATCTTTGGCAGGACTGATGTAATCAATAAAAATTTGCAGTTCAGCCACATGGATAATCCAGTAAAGATCACAGCGATCTTGAAAAATCACCCAAAGAATTCCAGCTTTACTTTTACGAGTGTGTTGTCGGAGTCGACGCGGTATTCCAATGAAGAATTCATGCGTGAAGCTCTGAGTGACTGGGTTTCACAGAACTACACCGTCTATGCCTTGTTAAAGCCTGATGCGAATGCTGATTCTGTATCCAGTAAGATCACTCGCCTGGTTCATGCCAATGCAACGCTCGAACCAGGCACAAAACTTTCGTACAATCTTCAGCCTTTGAAGGACGTGCATTTGAAATCTGACGGAATTATCGATGGCGCAAGAAATGCAAATGTTGATCCCATTCCGCAGGGAAATCCTGTATACGTAACAGTGTTCCTATTTACGGCCATTCTTGTCTTGCTGATCGCAGGAATAAACTACTCGAATCTGACCACAGCCCGAGCCTCAAGCCGGCTTAAGGAAATCGGTGTCCGAAAAGTGATCGGAGCGGTGCCTGGCAATCTGATAGGGCAGTTTCTGGTCGAATCCTTCATCACAATCGTGATCGCTTTCGGGGTTGCGGTACTCATCGTTGCGTTTTTGCTACCTTCATTCAATGAATTTGTTAATAAAAAGTTTTCGCTTTTCTCTTCCGTGGGCTTAGGTTTCTGGGCTGCTGCGGCAGGCCTGATCATTGCGATGGGTTTGCTTTCTGGTGGCTACGCCGCCCTGTTGCTTTCCTATTTCAAACCGGTTTCATTACTAAAAGGCCTGGTACTCAAAAGTGGTAGTGATTTCTCGGTGCGCAAAGCATTGGTCGTCCTGCAGTTCACAATTTCGACTGTAATGATCATTGGAACGATTGTGCTCTTCAGGCAGGTACGTTTTTTAAACGAGAGTAACCTGGGCTTCAACAAAGACCTGATGGTGGTCATCGACGTGAATGTGGGCAAGGCCCGCTCCAACTTTGACTGGGTGAAGAACGAGATGTCGAAGATTGCTGCTGTAGAGCAAGTTTCTGTAACATCGCATGTGCCTGGGGATTGGAAAACTTTAGTGAGAGTCAAACTCAAAAAGGAAGGTGGTGGCGATCAGCTCCACACAGCCTATGTAATTGGTGCGGATCAGGATTTTCTGGCCACCTATGGGATCGAGTTGCTCAAAGGCAGGAACTTCAAAAATGAGAACGACACCTCCGCCATCCTGATCAACGAAGCGGCGGCAAAAATTCTCGGCATTACCCATGTTTCCAATGAAGCTGTTGAGATTCCGCAAAGTGCCCGGGGTTCCTCTTTTGCTCCGGTTTATGATGATATCAACGCTTCGTTTAAACCGCGTGTGGTTGGCATCGTGAAGGATTTCCACTTTCAATCACTTAAGGCGAAGATAGAGCCATTGATCATTGCCTACCACGACAACCCGGTTTATCCTATCGATTATTACTCAGTAAAGATCCAACCGCAGAACATTCAGGTTACTCTCGAAAAGCTTAACGCAGTAATGGTGGCAAACGATGAACGCGAGCCTTTCGAATACCACTTCCTCGACGAGCAGCTCGCTCGGTTCTACATTGAAGATCAGCGCAGCCAAACGATTCTCGGTTGGGTCGCCCTGGCCAGCGTGGTCATTGCATGCCTGGGCCTCTTCGGACTTGCTACCTACTCGGCACAACAACGGTTAAAGGAAATCGGTGTAAGAAAAGTTCTGGGTGCCAATCTGTTAAGCATTATGGCGTTGCTCTCTAAAGATTTCGTGAAACTGGTTTTGATCGCCTGCTGCTTTGCATTCCCTGTTGCGTGGTTTGGCGCTAACCGGTGGCTGCAGGAGTATGCTTATCACATCGACGTGGAGTGGTGGATCTTTGCACTGGCTGGCGTGATAACAACCGGTATTGCCCTGCTCACGGTGAGTTACCAGGCCATCAAGGCCGCATTGATGACCCCGGTGAAGACTCTCAAGTCGGATTAA
- a CDS encoding RagB/SusD family nutrient uptake outer membrane protein has product MKRTYILFISLIFLSSCNDEFLTKDHPTATTDEKFWNTEGEINAALNVIYDQVPTGQFQYKRNTRITFEGMTDNAVWYANFFGEVNTIALGNANSQMRGGDWFAVQPVWEENYIAIRRANRFLEHAGKALIEPGLKARYFAEARALRAWLHLDLFLYYGEVPIVTTVVLPTETDLKKNSRQEVVDFIISELDAASADLPTTYAINDVKRITKGACYTMKTVALLNNHQYPAAAAAAKQVIDMNLYKLYPNYNNLFIYEGQVNEERIFIKQAGNNDSFYRSAPGYLGGNACLNPTGSLVNAYETKQGKTLAELGADSTEIYKQSPNYKSNRDPRMDATIAYPGSTYYGALDPWDDSPNNPNRLAAIYSSKTGYWLRKYVALADKGRTGSLDYMVYRYADLLLMYVEALVESGKWNDPDVIKYINQIRNRAKMPNVNVAVYNSEAKIRELYQRERRVELAFEGSRLFDMRRWKIGEKVMNGVVEGAVNPKTKKAVNVETRIFSQKDYLWPIPAREIEGNPNMTQNPGY; this is encoded by the coding sequence ATGAAAAGGACATACATTTTATTTATTAGCCTGATTTTCCTGAGTTCCTGCAACGATGAATTCCTGACAAAAGACCACCCGACTGCAACCACGGACGAAAAATTCTGGAATACAGAAGGAGAAATTAATGCGGCGCTTAATGTGATTTACGATCAAGTACCCACAGGCCAGTTTCAATACAAAAGAAACACGCGCATCACCTTTGAAGGCATGACGGATAATGCTGTTTGGTATGCCAATTTCTTTGGGGAAGTCAATACCATTGCCCTCGGGAATGCCAATTCACAAATGAGAGGTGGCGACTGGTTTGCAGTACAGCCGGTTTGGGAAGAAAATTACATTGCAATCCGTCGTGCCAACAGGTTTTTGGAACATGCAGGAAAAGCATTGATAGAACCCGGCTTGAAAGCGCGGTATTTTGCGGAAGCCCGCGCTTTAAGAGCCTGGCTTCATTTGGACTTGTTCCTCTATTATGGTGAAGTGCCGATTGTTACCACAGTCGTGCTGCCGACAGAGACCGATCTCAAAAAGAATTCCCGGCAGGAAGTTGTGGACTTTATAATCTCGGAACTGGACGCGGCCTCGGCCGATCTGCCCACAACCTATGCGATTAATGATGTCAAGCGCATTACAAAAGGTGCTTGTTATACAATGAAGACGGTTGCATTACTCAACAACCACCAGTATCCGGCGGCTGCGGCTGCGGCCAAGCAGGTGATTGATATGAATCTCTATAAACTTTATCCTAATTACAACAACTTGTTTATTTATGAGGGTCAGGTAAATGAAGAGCGGATATTTATCAAGCAAGCCGGGAATAACGACAGTTTTTACAGGAGTGCGCCAGGCTACCTGGGCGGCAATGCTTGCCTGAACCCGACTGGCTCTCTGGTGAACGCTTATGAAACCAAACAGGGCAAAACGCTGGCCGAACTTGGTGCAGACAGCACTGAAATTTACAAGCAAAGCCCTAATTACAAATCTAACCGGGACCCAAGAATGGACGCCACAATTGCCTATCCCGGCTCAACCTACTATGGCGCCCTCGATCCATGGGACGATTCTCCCAACAATCCCAACAGACTGGCAGCGATCTATTCCTCCAAAACCGGCTATTGGCTCAGGAAATATGTGGCATTGGCCGACAAAGGGAGAACAGGCTCGCTGGACTACATGGTTTATCGCTACGCCGACTTGTTGCTCATGTATGTAGAAGCATTGGTTGAAAGCGGAAAATGGAATGATCCGGACGTGATCAAATACATCAATCAGATCCGGAACAGGGCCAAAATGCCAAATGTAAATGTGGCTGTATACAACTCGGAAGCCAAAATAAGAGAGCTTTATCAACGGGAACGTCGGGTAGAGCTTGCCTTCGAAGGCAGCCGCTTATTCGACATGAGAAGGTGGAAAATTGGGGAAAAAGTCATGAATGGAGTCGTTGAAGGGGCAGTTAATCCAAAGACGAAAAAGGCCGTAAACGTCGAAACGCGCATTTTTTCGCAAAAAGACTATCTATGGCCTATCCCAGCAAGAGAAATAGAAGGAAATCCCAACATGACCCAAAACCCGGGCTACTAG
- a CDS encoding DNA alkylation repair protein — MKLSLKTENILERIDSKTKLGDLRKIAKEIRKDHELATELWSTGRFLPRQLAILIMDSKRLSQDSINQLDRDMQTHSSNERNQLMDWLMANQLLKDKKTIALVESWENSPSALQRRVFWYYQARLRWMGQTPPPNTAELLAKIETNIAKEEPEVQWAMNFTAGWIGVFEKRYRDRCIAVGQNTGLYKGEMVSKGCTPDYLPEFIAIESNKRNL; from the coding sequence ATGAAACTATCATTGAAAACTGAAAACATCCTGGAACGGATTGATAGTAAAACCAAACTGGGAGACTTACGGAAAATTGCCAAGGAAATTAGAAAGGATCATGAGCTAGCCACAGAACTGTGGTCAACAGGGCGGTTCTTGCCTAGGCAATTGGCCATTTTAATTATGGACAGTAAGCGCCTTTCACAAGATTCAATCAATCAATTGGACAGGGATATGCAGACCCACTCGTCCAATGAGCGAAATCAACTGATGGACTGGTTAATGGCCAACCAACTTCTTAAAGACAAGAAGACTATCGCCTTGGTTGAATCATGGGAAAATAGTCCGTCTGCTCTTCAAAGAAGAGTATTCTGGTATTATCAGGCGCGTTTGAGATGGATGGGACAAACGCCCCCTCCTAACACGGCGGAATTGCTGGCCAAAATAGAAACCAACATTGCCAAAGAAGAACCGGAAGTTCAGTGGGCGATGAACTTCACCGCTGGCTGGATTGGCGTTTTTGAAAAACGATATCGAGATCGCTGCATTGCTGTCGGCCAGAACACTGGTCTTTACAAAGGGGAAATGGTCTCAAAAGGCTGTACTCCCGATTATCTGCCAGAGTTCATAGCGATTGAAAGTAACAAACGGAATCTGTAG
- a CDS encoding VOC family protein: MEGIDDIISKLEFAQICWVVKDIDAAADFFSKSLGIPTFPAPELVRAQDLGMTYHDEVVAGEWLTTQAYNGLTFVELVQPLSGQSMFHDYLNQYPAGGAQHFAYRLSVSDFEEVVEKLRASGYSIISEVDHPIARMAFFDTYQTIGAVTEIMGITPEGWSAVEQMKNGNGQ, encoded by the coding sequence ATGGAAGGCATTGACGATATTATCTCAAAACTTGAATTTGCCCAGATTTGCTGGGTAGTTAAGGATATTGACGCGGCTGCGGATTTCTTTTCTAAAAGCCTCGGCATCCCCACCTTTCCTGCACCTGAACTTGTTCGGGCGCAAGACTTAGGCATGACTTACCATGACGAAGTGGTAGCCGGAGAATGGCTTACCACGCAGGCATACAACGGTCTTACTTTTGTAGAACTTGTTCAGCCTTTATCGGGGCAAAGCATGTTTCATGATTATTTAAATCAATATCCAGCAGGCGGAGCGCAGCATTTCGCATACCGGCTTTCAGTTAGCGATTTCGAAGAGGTTGTCGAGAAACTTCGGGCAAGTGGATATTCAATTATCAGTGAAGTGGACCATCCCATTGCGCGAATGGCGTTTTTCGATACTTATCAAACAATTGGGGCAGTCACTGAAATTATGGGAATTACCCCCGAAGGATGGAGTGCTGTTGAACAAATGAAAAACGGTAATGGCCAGTAA
- a CDS encoding HD domain-containing protein has translation MSSISGKTIAGVRIPDSAMSAQATELLREHGSDLLYNHSLRTFLFAALNGQQNKLRFDAELLYVSTMFHDLGLTAHYRSDDKRFEVDGANAARDFLQGYGLPPQSLQLAWDTIALHTSPGIAEYKEPEVALLNYGAALDVVGKGYDQLAAHDREAILRNFPRNGLKKNMVATFYEGFKHKPQTTYGSMNADICACMLPGYVRPDFCEAIVQSPWSE, from the coding sequence ATGAGTTCAATTTCAGGTAAAACGATCGCCGGCGTACGGATACCCGATAGCGCCATGTCGGCTCAGGCCACGGAATTGTTGCGCGAACATGGCAGTGATTTATTATACAACCATTCATTGCGTACTTTTTTGTTTGCAGCACTTAACGGGCAGCAAAACAAGCTCCGCTTTGACGCAGAGTTGTTGTACGTGAGTACGATGTTTCATGACCTAGGACTGACCGCGCATTACCGAAGCGACGACAAGCGGTTCGAAGTTGACGGTGCAAATGCGGCTCGCGATTTCTTGCAAGGTTACGGTCTGCCGCCCCAGTCACTGCAACTTGCCTGGGACACGATCGCATTACATACATCACCCGGTATCGCCGAATACAAGGAGCCCGAAGTAGCCTTACTCAATTATGGTGCGGCCCTTGATGTCGTGGGCAAAGGCTATGACCAGTTAGCCGCGCACGACCGGGAAGCAATACTAAGGAACTTTCCCCGCAATGGACTGAAGAAAAATATGGTCGCCACATTTTATGAAGGCTTTAAGCATAAGCCACAGACCACCTACGGCAGCATGAATGCGGACATTTGCGCCTGTATGCTGCCAGGTTACGTTAGACCGGACTTTTGCGAGGCAATTGTGCAATCGCCCTGGTCTGAGTAG
- a CDS encoding PadR family transcriptional regulator yields the protein MKRFQLGEFEEIVLLTVGVLHGNAYGVTIKDEIEQRLKREVSVGSLQITLRRLESKGFLKSTAGDSTESRRGRPKLFFEVTAYGKKAMDYCKESRDELWKALPELVLNLK from the coding sequence ATGAAACGTTTTCAGCTCGGTGAATTCGAGGAGATCGTCCTTCTTACGGTAGGCGTGTTGCACGGCAATGCATACGGAGTAACTATCAAGGATGAGATCGAACAACGTCTTAAAAGGGAAGTATCCGTCGGCTCCTTGCAGATTACATTGCGGAGACTGGAATCCAAAGGCTTCCTGAAGTCAACGGCCGGGGATTCAACCGAAAGCCGGCGTGGACGACCAAAGCTTTTCTTCGAAGTCACAGCTTACGGAAAAAAAGCCATGGACTATTGTAAAGAATCGCGCGACGAGCTTTGGAAGGCGCTACCCGAACTGGTGCTCAATCTTAAATAA
- a CDS encoding transposase, which produces MLPDHYINEKLIHDHRDEMLRLMVSLKLGKTTAFQVLKRMNSYAKQNPLQKAFKEFGKIIRTSFILRYYDDLELRHSVEKQLSHIEMMNRFAKSVFFGNNQEFTVATKPEQEKIILCRRFIQSAIVLWNYLYLSELLTKVESTDAMEEMIGVIRNGTAVAWQHINMLGEYDFDKLLTNKELRFNLQKIFEWKYKPAA; this is translated from the coding sequence CTGCTACCGGATCACTATATCAATGAAAAGCTGATTCATGATCATCGGGATGAAATGCTGCGCTTAATGGTATCATTAAAACTGGGAAAAACGACGGCCTTTCAGGTGCTTAAAAGAATGAATTCTTATGCCAAACAAAATCCTTTACAAAAAGCATTCAAAGAGTTTGGTAAGATCATACGCACCAGTTTTATTCTCCGCTACTACGATGATCTTGAATTAAGGCACTCAGTGGAAAAACAGTTAAGCCACATCGAAATGATGAACAGGTTTGCCAAATCAGTCTTTTTTGGTAATAATCAGGAGTTTACTGTCGCGACCAAACCCGAACAGGAGAAAATTATCTTGTGCAGAAGGTTTATCCAGAGTGCCATTGTCCTGTGGAACTATCTATATCTCTCAGAATTATTAACAAAAGTGGAGTCGACGGACGCTATGGAGGAAATGATAGGCGTAATCCGTAATGGTACCGCTGTGGCCTGGCAACATATAAACATGCTTGGAGAGTATGATTTTGATAAGTTACTCACCAATAAAGAATTAAGATTCAACCTGCAAAAAATATTTGAATGGAAGTATAAGCCAGCAGCTTAA